Proteins encoded together in one Sphingomonas radiodurans window:
- the gspM gene encoding type II secretion system protein GspM translates to MTPVMIWYQGRSLREKRLLLIMVALFALTLIWAAVIRPVRDGLESTRERHATAVVQLGEVQRQVAAVKAIQRGRPRAPEGAIADLVRARADEAGFALASLEPDGDRIRITIATAKPGALLGWIAGLEAEGLLVDASTINGNGDGTVAATLTLKGREA, encoded by the coding sequence ATGACCCCCGTGATGATCTGGTATCAGGGACGGTCGCTGCGCGAGAAGCGCCTGCTCTTGATCATGGTGGCGCTGTTCGCGCTAACGTTGATCTGGGCCGCGGTCATCCGCCCGGTACGCGACGGGCTCGAATCTACCCGTGAGCGCCACGCCACGGCGGTGGTGCAACTCGGAGAAGTGCAGAGGCAAGTGGCCGCAGTGAAGGCGATCCAGCGCGGTCGACCGCGCGCGCCCGAAGGAGCGATCGCGGATTTGGTACGCGCACGCGCCGACGAAGCCGGGTTCGCACTCGCTAGCCTCGAACCCGACGGCGACCGCATCCGGATCACGATCGCCACGGCGAAGCCCGGCGCTTTGCTCGGCTGGATCGCCGGATTGGAAGCCGAAGGCCTGCTCGTCGATGCTTCGACGATCAACGGCAACGGCGATGGCACCGTCGCCGCCACGCTGACGCTAAAGGGACGAGAGGCATGA
- the gspL gene encoding type II secretion system protein GspL: protein MTTLLFLPAHADDDWRWLRIVDEAVVARGEGVPDADAGEVIAVAPADAVTLHWATLPDRSPAQATAAARILVSEASAAPVDGLHVAVGDEAQDERPIGVVASARMREWLESLARIGIDPAAVLPAPLLLPRPESGYVRADFGGQSVVRGATSGFADEARLTELVTGDTAPETLGRDAVEAAIAVAAARPVLNLRQGAFAKRRRRAIDWALLRRLAMLGALILLTTLTIDLVRIAKYSFAADAAEARTEAIAREGLPRGAAQGDPDRLLTERLSRLRGPGAGFSATTAALAEAVRGTSGTEVVSIAFEPNGDLRATISAEGEAQANQLVARLREDGFAVTTSTFEANGQRLRGDITVTLP, encoded by the coding sequence ATGACCACATTGCTCTTCCTCCCCGCACACGCCGATGACGATTGGCGCTGGCTGCGCATCGTTGACGAGGCCGTGGTGGCGCGCGGCGAGGGCGTGCCCGATGCCGACGCCGGCGAGGTGATCGCCGTCGCCCCGGCCGACGCCGTGACGCTGCACTGGGCCACCTTGCCCGATCGTTCGCCGGCGCAAGCCACTGCAGCAGCACGCATTCTCGTCAGCGAGGCAAGCGCTGCCCCGGTCGATGGACTCCACGTCGCGGTTGGCGACGAAGCGCAGGACGAACGCCCGATCGGCGTCGTGGCAAGCGCACGGATGCGCGAATGGCTCGAGTCGCTCGCCCGCATCGGCATCGATCCGGCCGCCGTCCTGCCCGCCCCATTGCTGCTCCCGCGTCCCGAATCCGGCTATGTCCGGGCTGATTTCGGTGGTCAGTCGGTGGTGCGCGGCGCCACCAGCGGCTTCGCCGACGAGGCACGGCTAACCGAACTGGTCACGGGCGATACCGCTCCGGAGACGCTAGGGCGTGACGCGGTCGAGGCAGCGATCGCCGTCGCCGCAGCCCGCCCAGTGCTCAACCTGCGGCAGGGGGCATTCGCGAAGCGAAGGCGACGCGCAATCGATTGGGCGCTCCTCCGCCGCCTTGCGATGCTCGGCGCGCTGATCTTGCTGACGACGCTGACGATTGATCTGGTGCGGATCGCCAAATATTCCTTTGCCGCCGACGCAGCCGAGGCGCGAACCGAGGCGATTGCCCGCGAAGGATTGCCGCGCGGTGCCGCGCAGGGCGACCCCGACCGCCTGCTCACGGAGCGGCTGTCACGCCTGCGTGGCCCCGGTGCTGGCTTCAGCGCCACCACAGCGGCGCTTGCCGAGGCGGTGCGCGGCACCTCGGGCACGGAGGTCGTCAGCATCGCATTCGAACCCAATGGCGACCTGCGCGCCACGATCTCTGCCGAGGGTGAAGCGCAGGCAAATCAACTGGTTGCGCGATTGCGTGAAGACGGCTTCGCGGTAACAACCAGCACCTTCGAGGCGAACGGCCAGCGCTTGCGCGGCGATATCACGGTGACATTGCCATGA
- the gspI gene encoding type II secretion system minor pseudopilin GspI, producing the protein MRSAEHGFTLVEIMVALAVFSLAALALIRLEGATIRSTALLGDTIIAQMVARNVAIEAVTAARAPALGRSGGVEQNGGRAWRWTRDVRPTGDARILRIDVAVADPAGRALGRLTMIRPPQPEVIVS; encoded by the coding sequence ATGCGTTCCGCCGAACACGGCTTCACTCTTGTAGAAATCATGGTCGCGCTCGCGGTGTTCAGCCTCGCCGCGCTCGCCCTGATCCGCCTCGAAGGCGCGACGATCCGTTCCACCGCGTTGCTCGGCGACACGATCATCGCGCAGATGGTCGCCCGCAACGTCGCGATCGAGGCGGTGACCGCGGCCCGCGCCCCCGCGCTGGGCCGCTCGGGCGGGGTGGAGCAAAACGGCGGCCGCGCCTGGCGCTGGACTCGCGACGTGCGCCCGACCGGCGACGCCCGCATCCTGCGCATCGACGTCGCGGTCGCCGATCCCGCCGGCCGCGCGCTCGGCCGCCTGACGATGATCCGCCCGCCGCAGCCCGAAGTGATCGTGTCGTGA
- a CDS encoding type II secretion system protein N, which produces MRRIRLATGPGALFLAFLVGALIVFLPLRLALGWFGLAEQGMTAREVTGSIWAGGLREARFGQIALGDLSAGVSPLQLLVGRARVDLDGTAAAPAPRLSGAIGVSRYSFGLDDVTASLPVGTAFRPVPVTMLDLEDVSVRFRGDVCEQAEGRVRATMAGEIGGLAVPASLTGNARCDGGALLLPLTSAAGGEGSTIRLWPDGRYRAELTLQPSDPAGTARLQAAGFVATGAGMQLAIEGRF; this is translated from the coding sequence ATGAGGCGGATTCGACTTGCCACCGGGCCAGGCGCGCTCTTTCTCGCGTTCCTCGTCGGCGCACTAATCGTCTTCCTCCCGTTGCGGTTGGCGCTCGGCTGGTTCGGTCTTGCCGAACAGGGGATGACGGCGCGAGAGGTGACCGGCAGCATCTGGGCCGGCGGCCTGCGCGAGGCGCGCTTCGGGCAGATCGCGCTCGGCGATCTTTCCGCGGGGGTCTCGCCACTGCAATTGCTTGTTGGCCGCGCCCGTGTCGATCTCGATGGAACAGCGGCGGCGCCTGCTCCGCGGCTATCGGGCGCGATCGGGGTTTCGCGCTACAGCTTCGGGCTCGATGACGTTACCGCCTCGCTCCCGGTCGGCACGGCTTTCCGCCCTGTGCCGGTCACGATGCTCGATCTCGAGGACGTGAGCGTCCGCTTCCGCGGCGACGTGTGCGAGCAAGCCGAGGGTCGCGTGCGCGCCACCATGGCCGGAGAGATCGGTGGCCTGGCCGTTCCCGCCTCGCTCACCGGCAATGCGCGATGCGACGGTGGGGCACTGCTGCTGCCGCTGACGAGCGCCGCGGGGGGCGAGGGGAGCACGATCCGCCTATGGCCCGACGGCCGCTATCGCGCGGAACTCACGCTCCAACCGAGCGATCCTGCCGGCACCGCTCGGTTGCAAGCGGCTGGCTTCGTCGCAACGGGAGCCGGGATGCAACTAGCGATCGAGGGCCGGTTCTAA
- the gspG gene encoding type II secretion system major pseudopilin GspG, producing the protein MRTELKKRRKKNGFTLVELMVVIVIIGLLATIVALNVIPSGDTARVQKAKADIATIEQALEMYRLQQNNYPTTAQGLAALTTAPAGLANPAAYQPGGYIKRLPEDPWGNAYLYASPGKHGAADIWTNGADGQEGGEGINADLGSWQ; encoded by the coding sequence ATGCGTACCGAATTGAAAAAGCGTCGTAAGAAGAACGGCTTCACGCTCGTCGAGCTGATGGTCGTGATCGTGATCATCGGGCTACTGGCCACGATCGTCGCGCTCAACGTCATCCCGTCGGGCGATACCGCACGGGTGCAGAAGGCGAAGGCCGATATCGCCACGATCGAACAGGCGCTCGAAATGTACCGCCTGCAGCAGAACAATTACCCGACGACCGCGCAGGGCCTCGCCGCGCTCACCACCGCGCCCGCCGGCCTCGCCAACCCCGCCGCCTACCAGCCCGGCGGCTACATCAAGCGCCTGCCCGAAGATCCGTGGGGCAACGCCTACCTTTACGCTTCGCCCGGCAAGCACGGCGCCGCCGATATTTGGACCAACGGCGCCGACGGCCAGGAAGGCGGCGAGGGGATCAATGCCGACCTTGGCTCCTGGCAGTAA
- a CDS encoding GspH/FimT family pseudopilin produces the protein MIVITVIGLASAAAVLAMPDPRGRLVDEGARFAVRVRAAHDAAVINGRPVSVWVTPAGYGFDERRAGQWIALAEKPLRVSQWGEGTQAIIGERARVTFDSTGMADRVLTVPLRRDRTRITVTIGADGSAQVDG, from the coding sequence ATGATCGTCATCACCGTCATCGGCCTCGCCTCCGCCGCCGCCGTCCTCGCGATGCCCGATCCGCGCGGCCGCCTTGTCGACGAAGGCGCGCGCTTCGCCGTCCGCGTCCGTGCCGCGCATGACGCCGCGGTCATCAACGGCCGCCCCGTCAGCGTCTGGGTCACCCCAGCCGGCTATGGCTTCGACGAGCGCCGCGCCGGCCAGTGGATCGCACTCGCCGAAAAGCCGCTGCGCGTGTCGCAATGGGGCGAGGGCACGCAGGCGATCATCGGCGAGCGCGCCCGCGTCACGTTCGATTCGACCGGCATGGCCGATCGCGTGCTCACCGTCCCGCTGCGCCGCGATCGCACCCGCATCACCGTCACGATCGGCGCCGATGGGAGCGCGCAGGTCGATGGCTAA
- the gspJ gene encoding type II secretion system minor pseudopilin GspJ, whose amino-acid sequence MIIPPFVPSEVERQATSTTPDKVSRRRSTRTAGDAGFTLVEVMVALMIFGMIASAGVALLAFSVRAQAATTARLDDVGALARQSSLLAADLAQAVNRPARDERGTLLPAFAGDAASVTFVRAGWSNIDGQPRSTLQKVSYRLAGDTLERIAWPMVDGAAPLPPAAALSGIRAAKLRYRIVGAWSDTWSGAADAPLPQALELVFERKDGLSFRQLFIVGSGARPVPKAPENAT is encoded by the coding sequence GTGATCATTCCCCCGTTCGTCCCGAGCGAAGTCGAGCGACAGGCCACGAGCACCACGCCCGATAAAGTGTCTCGACGTCGCTCGACCCGAACGGCAGGGGACGCCGGCTTCACCCTCGTCGAGGTAATGGTCGCGCTGATGATCTTCGGCATGATCGCCTCGGCCGGCGTCGCCTTGCTCGCGTTTAGTGTCCGCGCGCAGGCCGCGACGACTGCGCGGCTCGACGATGTCGGCGCGCTTGCCCGCCAGTCATCGCTGCTCGCCGCCGATCTCGCGCAAGCCGTCAACCGCCCCGCGCGCGACGAGCGTGGCACGCTCCTCCCCGCCTTCGCCGGCGATGCCGCCAGCGTCACCTTCGTGCGCGCCGGCTGGAGCAACATCGATGGCCAGCCGCGCTCGACGCTCCAGAAGGTCAGCTACCGCCTCGCCGGCGACACGCTCGAACGAATCGCCTGGCCGATGGTCGACGGCGCCGCCCCGCTCCCCCCCGCCGCCGCCCTGTCCGGCATCCGCGCGGCAAAGCTGCGCTACCGCATCGTCGGCGCGTGGAGCGACACCTGGAGCGGCGCCGCAGACGCGCCGCTGCCGCAAGCGCTCGAGCTCGTTTTCGAACGAAAGGACGGACTTTCGTTTCGCCAGTTGTTCATTGTTGGAAGTGGCGCACGTCCGGTGCCGAAGGCCCCAGAAAATGCCACTTGA
- the gspK gene encoding type II secretion system minor pseudopilin GspK, translating into MPLEPRPKRRTRVAPVEYAPKNPGTNPAERGAALLTVLILVAVIAVMAATALERLRLSTRLTANAVALDQARGLAYAAEALATGRVTDLLRQSPSRVTLDGGWSNRPYTIPLPNGIATARVSDGGNCFNLNSLVTDLDGMYVADPTTVVQFARLARLLNVPGGEAIAAAAADWIDSDDQALGTGAEDSAYTGLATPYRTAGTLMVDSSELRAVTGVTAEAYQKLRPWLCTLPRAARSSININTLTPEQAPLVAMLLPDTLGIGQAAAGLLRRPPGGFSDTQDFWKIFAASGVTADPAAEQQTGITTKWFDLRITVNVAGSDVEERALIDASTLPAQLVSRQWGEAT; encoded by the coding sequence ATGCCACTTGAGCCCCGCCCGAAGCGGCGCACGAGAGTCGCTCCGGTAGAATACGCCCCGAAAAACCCCGGAACTAACCCGGCCGAGCGCGGCGCGGCGCTGCTCACCGTGCTCATCCTGGTCGCCGTCATCGCCGTCATGGCGGCGACTGCGCTCGAGCGATTGCGGCTATCGACTCGCCTCACCGCCAACGCCGTCGCGCTCGATCAAGCCCGCGGCCTTGCATACGCCGCCGAGGCGCTGGCGACCGGCCGCGTCACCGATCTGCTCCGTCAAAGCCCCAGCCGCGTGACGCTCGACGGCGGCTGGAGCAACCGGCCGTACACTATCCCGCTCCCCAACGGCATCGCCACCGCGCGCGTCAGCGACGGCGGAAATTGCTTCAATCTCAATAGCCTGGTAACCGATCTTGACGGGATGTATGTCGCCGATCCAACCACCGTCGTGCAATTTGCGCGGCTTGCCCGGCTGCTCAACGTTCCCGGCGGTGAAGCTATTGCGGCCGCCGCGGCGGACTGGATCGACAGCGACGATCAGGCGCTCGGCACCGGCGCGGAGGACAGTGCCTACACTGGTCTCGCCACGCCCTATCGCACCGCCGGCACCCTGATGGTCGATTCCAGCGAGTTACGTGCCGTCACCGGCGTCACCGCCGAGGCCTATCAGAAGCTTCGCCCCTGGCTCTGCACGCTGCCCCGTGCGGCCCGATCAAGCATCAATATCAATACCTTAACCCCCGAGCAGGCGCCGCTGGTGGCGATGCTGCTGCCCGATACGCTCGGCATCGGGCAGGCCGCAGCGGGGCTGTTGCGCCGGCCACCGGGCGGGTTCTCCGACACGCAGGATTTCTGGAAGATCTTCGCCGCATCCGGCGTCACCGCCGATCCCGCCGCCGAGCAACAGACTGGAATCACGACGAAATGGTTCGATCTACGGATCACCGTCAATGTTGCGGGCAGCGATGTCGAGGAACGTGCGCTGATTGACGCATCGACGCTTCCCGCGCAGCTCGTCTCGCGGCAATGGGGCGAGGCGACATGA